Proteins from one Candidatus Hydrogenedentota bacterium genomic window:
- a CDS encoding Nif11 family protein encodes MSVDNALKFLALARRSPGVRRRLAKFTGREALAGLVAVAGERGLVFSEEEYRQAVVRSAAGELDTDSLNGVLDEIGLGGIPEVRD; translated from the coding sequence ATGTCGGTGGACAATGCGCTCAAGTTCCTCGCCCTGGCCAGGAGAAGCCCCGGGGTGCGGCGAAGGCTCGCCAAGTTCACCGGCAGGGAGGCGTTGGCCGGGCTGGTGGCGGTGGCGGGGGAAAGAGGCCTCGTCTTCTCGGAGGAGGAATACCGGCAGGCCGTGGTGCGGTCGGCGGCCGGGGAACTCGACACGGACTCCCTGAACGGCGTGCTGGATGAGATAGGGCTCGGCGGCATCCCGGAGGTTCGGGACTAG
- a CDS encoding shikimate dehydrogenase, protein MAEAFEITTETRLCAVIGHPVAHSLSPAMHNAAFRAAGLNFAYLAFDVEDVPAFLSGMRAAPSFRGLSVTIPHKVRAMACLDEVDAMAQRVGCVNTVTNENGVLRGSVTDGTGALRALAEAGVSLAGRRVLFLGAGGAVRAVAFAAAEAGPERVTILGRSREKAVALAADLRRAAEGVDVGDGSLVFELDEALATHDVIINGTPLGMHGHDVGASCVPPERLRPQHAVFDMVYRPRRTRLLQDALMAGCATIEGMAMLLHQAVLQYELWTGLPAPVDVMRRALERGLE, encoded by the coding sequence ATGGCCGAGGCGTTCGAAATCACCACGGAAACACGGCTCTGCGCGGTCATCGGCCACCCGGTGGCGCACTCCCTCTCCCCGGCCATGCACAACGCCGCGTTCCGCGCGGCGGGGCTGAACTTTGCCTATCTCGCCTTTGACGTGGAGGATGTTCCCGCCTTTCTCTCGGGAATGCGGGCGGCACCGTCCTTCCGCGGACTCAGCGTGACCATCCCGCACAAGGTGCGGGCGATGGCGTGCCTGGACGAGGTGGACGCGATGGCTCAGCGGGTGGGCTGCGTCAACACGGTGACCAACGAGAACGGCGTGCTGCGCGGCTCGGTCACGGACGGCACGGGGGCGCTGCGCGCCCTGGCCGAGGCGGGCGTCTCCCTGGCCGGCCGGCGCGTGCTGTTCCTCGGGGCGGGCGGCGCGGTGCGGGCGGTGGCCTTCGCCGCGGCCGAGGCGGGGCCGGAGCGCGTCACCATTCTGGGACGAAGCCGGGAGAAGGCGGTGGCCCTGGCCGCGGACCTTCGCCGCGCTGCGGAGGGCGTGGACGTGGGCGACGGGTCCCTCGTCTTCGAGCTGGACGAGGCGCTGGCCACCCACGATGTGATCATCAACGGGACCCCCCTGGGAATGCACGGGCACGACGTGGGGGCGAGCTGCGTGCCGCCGGAACGTCTCCGCCCGCAGCACGCGGTGTTTGACATGGTGTACCGGCCGCGCCGCACGCGTTTGTTGCAGGACGCGCTGATGGCCGGGTGTGCTACCATAGAGGGCATGGCGATGCTGCTGCATCAGGCGGTGCTTCAGTATGAGCTGTGGACCGGGCTTCCCGCGCCGGTGGATGTCATGCGCCGGGCGCTGGAGCGGGGTCTGGAATAG
- a CDS encoding HDOD domain-containing protein yields the protein MRVPQVATARFFKCPKCGGLIPASDTGHPDAMEEGGGGDQSPGAKVSDPLMQLFRQSGKVAPEHVEEALAVKTAQGGKLYEILIRLGHLKAEDLHSLLSRQPGIAAVHLANIAMDRDMVNLLPHEIALRNFAFPIDRLGKLMTAAMVCPLDMEAIAEIQNHTGLSVKPVLCSLDDFYQVVEKYYHIKRNPDGVTGVSSASGSAKAAAGAPAAPAQAPPAQGEKAAPAKEAAAREEAAPPPAPVEAPPSIADRMEQLDQLEISPRVATQISSLVGYGREGLRKMSELAPWSPPLVATLLSAANSAAYGMPGMVDNLALATALLGDQGVGLLCSNMREANPQTEKQMAIVARHSRQTGNVAALLAAACERSVPSIVQSAGYLHSLGSFALAILEPEESKKIDRRLVGASRTLAEQQVFGVGGDELGARLLVLWRIPPIISECVRLYTHPEEAGDYQDMACLLLAASLSVGPDGAFNEDISDAGLNALYSLGLSAEQAQTAVAETA from the coding sequence ATGCGCGTCCCCCAGGTCGCCACGGCGCGTTTCTTCAAGTGCCCGAAGTGCGGCGGACTCATTCCCGCAAGCGACACGGGCCACCCGGACGCGATGGAGGAGGGCGGCGGTGGGGACCAGTCTCCCGGCGCCAAGGTTTCTGACCCGCTCATGCAGCTTTTCCGCCAGTCCGGCAAGGTGGCCCCGGAGCATGTGGAGGAGGCGCTGGCCGTCAAGACGGCCCAGGGGGGCAAGCTCTACGAAATCCTGATACGTCTGGGACATCTGAAGGCCGAGGACCTGCACAGCCTTCTCTCCCGGCAGCCGGGCATCGCGGCGGTCCATCTGGCGAACATCGCCATGGACCGGGACATGGTCAACCTGCTGCCGCACGAGATCGCCCTGCGCAATTTCGCCTTTCCCATTGACCGCCTCGGGAAGCTGATGACCGCCGCCATGGTTTGTCCGCTGGACATGGAGGCCATTGCGGAAATCCAGAACCACACGGGGCTGAGCGTCAAGCCCGTGCTCTGCTCCCTGGACGATTTCTACCAGGTGGTGGAAAAGTACTACCACATCAAGCGGAATCCCGACGGCGTGACGGGCGTGTCTTCTGCCTCCGGAAGCGCCAAGGCTGCGGCCGGGGCCCCTGCGGCGCCGGCGCAGGCGCCGCCGGCGCAGGGGGAAAAGGCCGCGCCCGCAAAAGAAGCCGCTGCGAGGGAGGAGGCCGCCCCGCCCCCCGCGCCGGTCGAGGCGCCGCCCTCCATCGCAGACCGGATGGAACAGTTGGATCAGCTTGAAATCTCGCCCCGTGTCGCCACGCAGATATCCTCTCTTGTCGGCTACGGCAGGGAGGGGCTGCGCAAAATGAGCGAACTGGCCCCCTGGTCCCCCCCGCTGGTCGCCACCCTGCTCTCCGCCGCCAACAGCGCGGCCTACGGGATGCCGGGCATGGTGGACAACCTGGCCCTGGCCACGGCCCTGCTCGGGGACCAGGGCGTGGGCCTGCTTTGCTCCAACATGCGCGAGGCGAACCCGCAGACAGAGAAGCAGATGGCTATTGTCGCCCGTCATTCCCGCCAAACGGGAAACGTGGCGGCCCTCCTCGCGGCGGCCTGTGAACGCTCCGTGCCCAGCATCGTTCAGAGCGCCGGATACCTGCATTCCCTGGGAAGTTTCGCGCTGGCGATTCTGGAGCCGGAGGAGTCCAAGAAGATAGACCGGCGTCTTGTCGGCGCCTCGCGCACCCTGGCAGAACAGCAGGTGTTCGGTGTCGGGGGGGACGAGTTGGGCGCGCGCCTGCTGGTGCTGTGGCGCATTCCCCCGATCATCTCAGAGTGCGTGCGCCTGTACACGCACCCCGAGGAGGCGGGGGATTATCAGGACATGGCCTGCCTGCTCCTGGCCGCCTCGTTGTCCGTGGGGCCGGACGGCGCCTTTAACGAGGACATCAGCGACGCGGGCCTGAATGCCCTGTATTCCCTGGGGCTGTCCGCCGAACAGGCCCAGACCGCCGTGGCGGAAACGGCCTGA
- the hflX gene encoding GTPase HflX, whose translation MHTEGHETGQDSRMVDIPHPPVIEKAVAVRVVLSQESPAEAEEALHELRELARTAGADIVCTFEQHRSSPDPATYIGGGKLESIKAAIGELGAETVLFDADLGAAQGVKLEKALGVKIVDRTQLILDIFAGRAQTREGRMQVELAQLQYLLPRLTGRGSIMRQQGGIGVRGPGEQKLEVDRRVIRERITRLKAELEEVRKHRRIQRDRRTAQGIPTVALVGYTNAGKSSLLNALTGADALAEDKLFATLDPLVRRCSLPGGGEALFADTVGFVRRLPHTLVAAFRATLEAVNEADLLLLVLDASHPAMEEHLRTVRNVLEEIGAAAIPFVKVYNKADLLDEGLLAGLTTDRAPHAVVSALRGDGLRALLEMTQDQLRRGRTLLRLRVPQNRAAVLSQLRARARILEIRYEGNDVLVDAEVESGAAGRFAEWAEIGEGSGA comes from the coding sequence ATGCACACCGAGGGCCACGAAACCGGGCAGGACAGCAGGATGGTGGACATTCCGCACCCCCCGGTCATTGAAAAGGCCGTCGCCGTGCGCGTTGTCCTGTCGCAGGAAAGCCCCGCGGAGGCCGAGGAGGCCCTGCACGAGTTGCGGGAGCTCGCGCGGACCGCCGGGGCCGACATCGTCTGCACGTTCGAACAGCACCGCTCCAGCCCCGACCCGGCCACCTACATCGGCGGCGGGAAACTGGAGTCCATCAAGGCGGCGATCGGGGAACTCGGCGCGGAGACGGTCCTTTTCGATGCGGACCTGGGCGCGGCGCAGGGCGTCAAGCTGGAAAAAGCGCTTGGTGTCAAGATCGTGGACCGCACGCAGCTGATTCTGGACATCTTCGCCGGGCGCGCGCAGACGCGCGAGGGCCGCATGCAGGTCGAGCTTGCCCAGCTTCAGTACCTCCTGCCGCGCCTCACGGGACGGGGCTCCATCATGCGGCAGCAGGGCGGCATCGGCGTGCGCGGGCCGGGCGAGCAGAAACTGGAGGTGGACCGCCGGGTCATCCGGGAACGGATCACCCGGCTGAAGGCCGAACTGGAGGAGGTGCGGAAGCACCGGCGCATCCAGCGGGACCGGCGGACGGCCCAGGGCATCCCCACGGTGGCCCTCGTCGGGTACACCAACGCCGGGAAATCGTCGCTGCTCAACGCCCTCACGGGCGCGGACGCCCTGGCGGAGGACAAACTTTTCGCCACCCTCGACCCCCTGGTGCGGCGCTGCTCCCTGCCCGGCGGCGGCGAGGCCCTGTTCGCCGACACCGTGGGCTTCGTGCGGCGGCTTCCCCACACCCTGGTCGCCGCGTTCCGAGCCACGCTGGAGGCTGTCAACGAGGCGGACCTGCTCCTCCTGGTCCTCGATGCGTCGCATCCGGCCATGGAGGAGCACCTGCGGACGGTGCGCAATGTGCTGGAGGAAATCGGCGCGGCGGCCATCCCCTTTGTCAAGGTGTACAACAAGGCCGACCTCCTCGATGAGGGCCTGCTGGCGGGCCTGACAACGGACCGGGCGCCGCACGCGGTCGTTTCCGCCCTGCGGGGCGACGGCCTCCGCGCACTGCTTGAGATGACCCAGGACCAGTTGCGGCGGGGGCGCACGCTGCTCCGGCTGCGGGTGCCGCAGAACCGGGCCGCCGTCCTGTCCCAGTTGCGCGCGCGCGCCCGCATTCTGGAAATCCGGTACGAGGGAAACGATGTGCTCGTGGACGCCGAGGTGGAGTCGGGCGCTGCCGGACGCTTCGCCGAGTGGGCGGAGATCGGCGAAGGAAGCGGGGCATGA
- a CDS encoding 16S rRNA (uracil(1498)-N(3))-methyltransferase → MPHTHRFYCPGMDAAAGGELSLPDAEARHAVSVLRLRAGDPVEVFDGRGLAGAGVFLRGSRAEAVVALERMTRREAPAVAVFLAPAWPHRDKVVDEIVCRGTELGVAGFHFWRADRSQRAPGAVERWQRHTVESCKQCGRDTLPLLRAWDSLDALLSEETGAVVAADLDSGADGAVLLPPETTRVLLLAGPEGDFTGRERGLITAQGALRVSLGPLVLRTEAASAVLATLALNAAGQLGARLAFP, encoded by the coding sequence ATGCCCCACACGCACCGCTTCTACTGCCCCGGTATGGACGCCGCCGCCGGGGGGGAACTCTCCCTCCCCGATGCGGAGGCGCGCCATGCCGTGTCCGTGCTCCGGCTGCGGGCCGGCGACCCGGTGGAGGTGTTTGACGGCCGCGGGCTGGCGGGCGCGGGCGTCTTCCTGCGGGGAAGCCGCGCGGAGGCCGTGGTGGCCCTGGAGCGGATGACCCGGCGGGAAGCCCCGGCTGTCGCCGTTTTTCTGGCACCGGCCTGGCCGCACCGGGACAAGGTGGTGGATGAAATCGTCTGCCGGGGCACGGAGCTGGGCGTGGCGGGGTTCCACTTCTGGCGGGCTGACCGAAGCCAGCGGGCGCCGGGCGCCGTGGAGCGCTGGCAGAGGCACACCGTGGAGTCGTGCAAACAGTGCGGCCGGGACACCCTGCCGTTGCTGCGCGCCTGGGACTCTCTGGACGCCCTCCTGTCGGAGGAAACGGGCGCGGTGGTGGCCGCCGATCTGGACAGCGGCGCGGACGGGGCGGTTCTGCTGCCCCCCGAAACGACCCGCGTGCTGCTGCTGGCGGGGCCAGAGGGGGACTTCACGGGGCGGGAGCGCGGTCTAATCACCGCACAGGGGGCCCTCCGGGTGAGTCTTGGGCCGCTGGTTCTGCGGACCGAGGCGGCTTCCGCAGTGCTGGCCACGCTCGCCCTGAACGCGGCGGGGCAGCTCGGTGCCCGGCTGGCCTTTCCTTGA
- a CDS encoding TlyA family RNA methyltransferase: MAKERLDMLVQARFGLTRARAQGVIQAGQVCLPDGLTLDKPGARYPDDTPLVLREPPRFVSRGGDKLEGAFEAFGLDVAGKTAMDVGASTGGFTDCMLQHGAARVYAVDVGYGQLAWKLRQDPRVVVLERCNIRYLEPERLEEPPVFFTIDCSFISLKLVLPATLRLMGPDPEGVALIKPQFEAGRSRVGKGGVVRDGAVHAEVVEDVRAAAAALGFRDVDVVPSPLLGPSGNREFLARLHRFSAPPDTPGGVS, from the coding sequence ATGGCGAAGGAACGGCTGGACATGCTGGTGCAGGCGAGGTTCGGGTTGACCCGCGCGCGGGCGCAGGGGGTCATCCAGGCCGGACAGGTGTGTCTTCCCGACGGCCTCACGCTGGACAAGCCCGGCGCGCGCTACCCGGACGACACCCCGCTCGTGCTTCGGGAGCCCCCGCGCTTCGTCAGCCGGGGCGGCGACAAGCTGGAGGGCGCCTTTGAGGCCTTCGGCCTCGATGTGGCGGGGAAGACCGCGATGGACGTCGGTGCGTCCACGGGCGGGTTCACCGACTGCATGCTCCAGCACGGGGCGGCGAGGGTGTACGCCGTGGACGTGGGCTACGGCCAGCTCGCCTGGAAACTGCGGCAGGACCCCCGGGTGGTGGTTTTGGAGCGATGCAACATCCGCTATCTGGAGCCGGAGCGGCTGGAAGAGCCCCCTGTCTTCTTCACCATAGACTGCTCGTTCATTTCCCTCAAGCTCGTGCTGCCCGCCACCCTCCGCCTGATGGGCCCCGATCCGGAGGGGGTCGCCCTGATCAAACCGCAGTTCGAGGCGGGCCGCAGCCGGGTGGGGAAGGGGGGCGTGGTCCGCGACGGGGCCGTCCATGCGGAGGTGGTGGAGGACGTGCGCGCGGCGGCGGCGGCGCTGGGATTCCGGGACGTGGATGTGGTACCGTCTCCGTTGCTGGGCCCCTCGGGGAACCGCGAGTTTCTGGCGCGGCTCCACCGGTTTTCAGCGCCCCCCGACACGCCCGGCGGAGTATCCTAA
- a CDS encoding arylsulfatase, whose protein sequence is MSRRTFMGRAGAAVAAAAVRPALGAAPSAPARKPNILFLMADQMRGDCLGVSGNPVIQTPHLDRLAAQGFHFARAYSSTPSCTPARAALLTGMSPWNHGQLGYGRVAEKYPYEKPQALRDAGYHCYAVGKMHFTPQRNLHGYHETVLDESGRAESPEFRSDYRGWFRSQAPTLDPDATGIGWNDNTSAPYALPEELHPTRWTADVAERFLDSYSGDAPFFLKVSFARPHSPYDPPARFMDAYRDAPLPERAVGDWAARLATRSGDGPSLWHGDLGPEAARAARQGYYGSVSFLDEQIGRVLAALERRGDLENTLILFTADHGDMTGDHHLWRKTYAYEGSARIPMIVRCPADWTTAPAGTRLDHPVELRDVLPTFLDAAGVTGAPAMDGSSLLRLARDPKADWRPWIDLEHCRCYAESHNWTALTDGRMKYIYQFEDGREQLFDLTEDPRELRDLSGVPGSAGVLAEWRGRMTEHLAPRGEEFVKNGRLVTRPHAVLYSPNYPGGPPAPKGKKT, encoded by the coding sequence ATTTCGCGCAGGACATTCATGGGGCGCGCGGGGGCGGCGGTGGCCGCCGCAGCGGTGCGGCCGGCCTTGGGGGCGGCCCCCTCCGCGCCTGCCAGAAAACCGAACATCCTGTTCCTTATGGCGGACCAGATGCGGGGGGACTGCCTGGGCGTGTCGGGGAATCCCGTCATCCAGACGCCGCACCTGGACCGGCTGGCCGCCCAGGGCTTCCATTTCGCGCGGGCATACAGTTCGACCCCCTCCTGCACCCCGGCCCGGGCGGCGCTGCTTACGGGCATGTCGCCCTGGAACCACGGACAGCTCGGGTACGGCCGGGTGGCGGAGAAGTACCCGTATGAGAAGCCCCAGGCCCTGCGCGACGCCGGGTATCATTGTTACGCCGTTGGAAAAATGCACTTCACGCCCCAGCGGAACCTTCACGGCTACCATGAGACGGTTTTGGACGAGTCGGGCCGGGCGGAGTCGCCGGAGTTCCGCAGCGACTACCGGGGCTGGTTCCGGTCTCAGGCGCCGACGCTGGACCCGGACGCCACGGGCATCGGCTGGAACGACAACACCTCCGCGCCCTACGCCCTGCCGGAGGAGCTGCACCCCACGCGCTGGACGGCGGACGTGGCGGAGCGGTTTCTGGATTCCTATTCGGGAGACGCCCCCTTCTTCCTAAAGGTGTCCTTCGCGCGGCCCCACAGCCCCTACGATCCCCCGGCACGTTTCATGGACGCCTACCGCGACGCCCCCCTGCCAGAGCGGGCCGTGGGCGACTGGGCGGCGCGGCTCGCCACGCGCAGCGGCGACGGACCCAGCCTGTGGCACGGCGACCTCGGCCCGGAGGCGGCGCGCGCCGCACGGCAGGGCTACTACGGCTCCGTGTCCTTCCTGGACGAGCAGATCGGGCGGGTGCTGGCCGCGTTGGAGCGCCGCGGGGACTTGGAGAACACGCTGATCCTGTTCACCGCCGACCACGGCGACATGACGGGGGACCACCATCTCTGGCGCAAGACCTACGCCTACGAGGGCTCTGCGCGCATCCCCATGATCGTGCGCTGTCCTGCGGACTGGACCACGGCCCCGGCCGGGACGCGGCTGGACCACCCCGTCGAGCTTCGCGACGTGCTGCCGACGTTTCTCGATGCGGCGGGCGTCACCGGCGCCCCGGCGATGGACGGGAGCAGCCTGCTGCGGCTCGCCCGCGACCCGAAGGCGGACTGGCGTCCCTGGATTGACCTGGAGCACTGCCGGTGCTACGCGGAAAGCCACAACTGGACGGCCCTCACAGACGGGCGGATGAAGTACATCTACCAGTTCGAGGATGGCCGCGAGCAGCTTTTCGACCTGACGGAGGACCCGCGCGAGCTGCGGGACCTTTCCGGTGTCCCCGGCAGTGCCGGAGTGCTGGCGGAATGGCGCGGGCGCATGACGGAGCATCTGGCCCCGCGCGGGGAGGAGTTTGTGAAGAACGGCAGGCTCGTCACCCGGCCGCACGCGGTGCTGTATTCGCCGAACTACCCCGGAGGCCCACCCGCCCCGAAGGGGAAAAAGACCTGA
- a CDS encoding histidine triad nucleotide-binding protein translates to MAEDTIFGRIIRGEIPCDKVYEDDRYFAFHDIDPASPTHVLVLPKKPLPKVSDAKEADEALLGGLVLCANKVARQLGIAEGGYRMVINCGKAANQEVFHLHLHLLGGRDFTWPPG, encoded by the coding sequence ATGGCTGAAGACACCATTTTCGGAAGGATCATCCGCGGGGAGATTCCCTGCGACAAGGTGTACGAGGACGACCGGTATTTCGCCTTCCACGACATCGACCCCGCGTCGCCAACCCATGTGCTGGTGCTCCCCAAGAAGCCGCTCCCCAAGGTGAGCGACGCGAAGGAGGCCGACGAGGCGCTGCTGGGGGGGCTGGTGCTCTGCGCCAACAAGGTCGCCCGCCAGCTGGGGATCGCCGAGGGCGGCTACCGCATGGTGATCAACTGCGGAAAGGCCGCCAACCAGGAAGTGTTCCATCTTCACCTGCACCTGCTGGGCGGCCGGGATTTCACCTGGCCTCCGGGCTGA
- a CDS encoding NUDIX domain-containing protein: MSADGPRLRVAALVIRDDRVLLVRHVKDGETRWLLPGGGVDRGETLADALHRELREETGLQVAPGPLVSFEEAVSPDGARHVVQLVFRAEILSGAPRATGDDARVAEAVFVPVAELPNLRLHLCAAGRLAELAREKESPGIPGAGNLWKP; this comes from the coding sequence ATGAGCGCGGACGGACCCAGGCTGCGCGTCGCGGCGCTGGTCATCCGGGACGACCGCGTTCTGCTGGTGCGCCATGTGAAAGACGGCGAGACACGCTGGCTCCTGCCCGGCGGCGGGGTGGACCGGGGGGAAACCCTGGCCGACGCCCTGCACCGCGAACTGCGGGAGGAGACCGGGCTGCAGGTCGCGCCCGGCCCGCTGGTGTCCTTCGAGGAGGCGGTGTCCCCGGACGGCGCGCGGCACGTGGTGCAGTTGGTGTTCCGCGCGGAGATCCTCTCCGGGGCGCCCCGCGCCACGGGGGACGACGCGCGGGTGGCGGAGGCGGTGTTCGTCCCTGTCGCGGAGCTGCCGAACCTGCGCCTGCATCTGTGCGCCGCAGGCCGACTGGCGGAACTGGCGCGTGAAAAGGAATCGCCGGGCATCCCCGGCGCGGGAAACCTCTGGAAACCCTGA
- the recN gene encoding DNA repair protein RecN, producing MLDALHIQNYALIDRLEVALSPGFNALTGETGAGKSIVVGALNLVLGARASADLVRAGADAARVEAAFSLDRPSARLRALLAEHDIPLEDGVLILARTVLPDGRSKAFAGGRMVPVAVLAALGDELVDLHGQHEHQSLLRPDLQREVLDAYAGAGPQAEALAEKVAALNALAREIAAVESNDRDTARRMDFLRHEIAEIDAAGLQPGEEEELRNRLNRIIHAEKLRGLSESAYAALYEGEAPSVVDLLDRALSGIAELGGISAEFLELSAPLQDARAQVEAVAETLRGNLSDAEYDPAELDALHRRQGMINDLKRKYGADIAEILAYRDRAAAELAGYDSRDARLAEMRGQEARLRGEATEAANALSALRRKAAAALDKKIAETLRDLDMKGARFETRFTDIPLCAHGVDGVEFLLSANAGEKPKPLRAVASGGEMSRIMLALKSVFAGMDRIPTLVFDEIDAGVGGVVARRVAEKMAALAASHQVLCISHLPQIAAAAEAHYRVEKQVRRGVTATAVARVDGEARERELARLLDGSLSDVSLEHARALLRDMGSKK from the coding sequence ATGCTGGACGCCCTGCACATACAAAACTACGCCCTGATTGACCGGCTGGAGGTGGCGCTTTCCCCGGGATTCAACGCCCTCACCGGCGAGACCGGCGCGGGCAAGTCCATTGTGGTCGGCGCGCTGAACCTCGTGCTGGGCGCGCGCGCCTCGGCCGACCTGGTCCGCGCCGGCGCCGACGCGGCCCGGGTGGAGGCGGCGTTCTCCCTCGACCGGCCCTCCGCGCGCCTGCGAGCCCTGCTCGCGGAGCACGACATCCCCCTGGAGGACGGCGTCCTTATCCTGGCGCGCACGGTCCTGCCCGACGGCAGGAGCAAGGCCTTCGCGGGCGGGCGCATGGTGCCCGTCGCGGTGCTGGCCGCCCTCGGCGACGAGCTGGTGGACCTCCACGGACAGCACGAGCACCAGTCCCTCCTGCGCCCCGACCTCCAGCGGGAGGTGCTCGACGCCTACGCGGGCGCGGGCCCTCAGGCGGAGGCGCTGGCGGAGAAGGTGGCCGCGCTCAACGCGCTGGCCCGCGAGATCGCGGCCGTGGAGTCGAACGACCGGGACACCGCCCGGCGCATGGATTTTCTGCGCCATGAGATCGCGGAGATTGACGCCGCGGGGCTCCAGCCCGGCGAGGAGGAGGAGCTGAGGAACCGCCTGAACCGCATCATCCACGCGGAGAAACTGCGCGGGCTGTCCGAGTCCGCCTATGCCGCCCTCTACGAGGGCGAGGCGCCCTCCGTCGTGGACCTGCTGGACCGCGCCCTGTCCGGCATCGCGGAGTTGGGGGGGATCAGCGCGGAGTTTCTGGAGCTGTCCGCGCCCCTGCAAGACGCGCGCGCGCAGGTGGAGGCCGTGGCGGAGACCCTGCGCGGCAACCTCTCCGACGCCGAGTACGACCCGGCGGAGCTGGACGCGCTCCACCGCAGGCAGGGGATGATCAACGACCTGAAGCGGAAATACGGCGCGGACATCGCCGAAATCCTGGCCTACCGGGACCGGGCCGCCGCCGAACTGGCCGGGTACGACTCCCGGGACGCGCGGCTCGCGGAGATGCGCGGACAGGAGGCGCGCCTGCGCGGCGAGGCGACGGAGGCGGCGAACGCCCTGTCCGCCCTCCGCCGAAAGGCGGCCGCCGCCCTGGACAAGAAGATCGCGGAGACCCTGCGCGACCTGGACATGAAGGGCGCGCGCTTCGAGACGCGGTTCACGGACATCCCGCTGTGCGCCCACGGCGTGGACGGCGTGGAGTTTCTCCTTTCGGCCAACGCGGGGGAGAAGCCGAAACCCCTGCGCGCCGTGGCCTCGGGCGGCGAGATGTCCCGGATCATGCTGGCGCTCAAGTCGGTCTTCGCGGGGATGGACCGCATCCCCACGCTGGTCTTTGACGAGATAGACGCCGGCGTCGGCGGCGTGGTCGCGCGGCGCGTGGCGGAGAAGATGGCGGCGCTGGCGGCGTCGCACCAGGTGCTGTGCATCAGCCACCTGCCGCAGATCGCCGCCGCCGCGGAGGCGCATTACCGGGTGGAGAAACAGGTCCGCAGGGGCGTCACGGCGACTGCCGTGGCGCGCGTGGACGGCGAGGCGCGGGAGCGGGAGCTGGCCAGACTGCTGGACGGGTCGCTTTCCGACGTTTCCCTGGAGCACGCGCGCGCGCTGCTGCGGGACATGGGATCAAAGAAGTAA